In Lentisphaera araneosa HTCC2155, the genomic window GAGCTCGAAACCCAGCCCTTCTTTCTCTACCTATCCTACACAGCGCCTCACTACCCCCTCCATGCCTGGCCGGAAGATATAGCCAAATACAAAGGCAAATACGATCAAGGCTACGAAGCCATACGCGAGGCTCGCTATAAGCGCATGGTTAAAATGGGAATCATTGACCCGAACAAAAGCTCTCTAGCAAAATGGACTGAGCGTAATTGGTCTAGTTTAAAAGGAATTGAATTAGAAAAAGAAAAACTCCGTATGGAAATCTATGCGGCTATGATCGAACATGTAGACCGCAGTGTTGGTAAAATCATCTCCAAGCTAAAATCGCAAGGCAAATATGAGAACACCCTTATTATGTTTGCTTCAGATAATGGCGCTTGCGCTGAGGGAAGCGGAGCCAAAACTAAATCCACTAAGATTGAAGATTTTGGCAATGTCGCTAGTTTTGAAACTGTTGGTAAATCTTGGGCTACCGTTCAAAACACTCCTCTTCATAACTGGAAAAACTACTCGCACGAAGGTGGAATTCGCACTCCTTTCATCGTTCATTGGCCTGGCAAAATCAGTACACCCGGAAGCTTCAATTCTGAGCCCATACATTTTATCGATATTATGAGTACTCTAGTCGTTATCACCAAGGCAAAATATCCTTCAGATGTTACTCCCATGCAAGGAACGAGTATTGCTCCCACTTTTTCAGGTCAAGAACTCAACAGGTCCCAGCCACTTTTCTGGCAATGGTCTAAAGGTGGTGGTATCCGCGACAATAATTGGAAAGCCGTATTCTGGGGAAAGAAATGGGAACTCTTCGATATGTCTAAAGATCAAAATGAATCTCATGACCTCTCCAGTCAATACCCCGAAAAACTCGAAGCACTCAAAAAACCTTACCATGCATGGTATAAAAAAGCCAAAAGCCAGTAATTTCATGCGAATATTTTATACCTTCACAATTTTATTTTTCTCTTATTCCATCTTAGCTAAAAATAATTGGCCCGATTACTCTAAAGAGATTAAATATAAAACTTCCATAGATTCTACTTACCAAGCCATGATGAGCTTTGTGAGTCCTTCTGATAAAAAACGCCCTCTTTTAATTGCATTACACAGTTGGTCGGGAACATATACACAAACAGGTTGGCAAAATGATGCACTGCAATGGTGCTTAGAAAATAATTGGCACTTTATTCATCCTCATTTTCGCGGCCCAAATTGGACTAAAGATGCCTGTGGATCTGACAAGGCCGTTCAGGACATAATCGATGCGATAAACTATATGAAGCAGAACCACAAGATTGATACGCAACGTATTTATCTAATGGGGAGTTCTGGCGGTGGTCACATGGCACTACTTATGGCGGGTCGCCACCCTGAAATTTGGGCGGGAGTCTCCGCTTGGGTTCCCATCTCCGATATCTACTCTTGGTGGCAAGAAAATGATAAACATAAAAAGTATAAAAAATACGCCCGTCACATCGAAAAAGTAGTGGGAGGACGACTCGACCAAAATAAATTTGCCCGAGAACAAGCTCAATTACGTTCACCTAATAAATTCTTATCTGCAGCTCAAAAAGTAAATATCGATATTAGTGCAGGGATTTATGATGGCCACAAAGGGGGCAGTGTTGCTTTTACTCATTCTTTAAAAGCCTTTAATACCATAGTTTCTGAAAAAGACAGAATCCCAAAGAAACTCATAAATACTTTTTATAAAAAGCAATCTTTACCTTCCGAACTCCCCCAAGCAAGTAAAGACCCGCTTTATCAAAAAAAAGAACTCATTTTCAGAAAACAAACTCAACACACAAGAGTCAATATCTTTAAAGGCGGCCACGAAATCATTTCCCATGCAGCACTGAATTGGCTTAAAGAACAAAAAAAAGGCAAACCAGCCATATGGATTCCCTCAAGCATTTATACTTTATCTCAATCTATTAACAAACACAAGTCAGGTCTTTAAAACAGGAAAATAATATGAAAAAATTCGCAATAGCTCTACTCGCACTCAGCACTTCACTTCTTGCTTTGGAAAGTGGTGGTCTTGAATGGAAAGAACACAAAAATAACTGGACTACTGAGGATAATCTTATTATTGGTGAAAATGTCGACAAGAAAAATTCTGTGCTTTGGACTGAGAAAAAATTCAAAGATTATGAGCTTGTCGTAAAGTTTAAAACTGACTCCAAAGATTACGACTCTGGCGTTTTTCTCAGAGGTAATAGTCACCAAGTTCAAATTGGTGTTTCTCGTTCACTGAAAAAAGATCTCACGGCCTGCATTTATGCTCCCAGCGACAAAAAAGGAAAGTACCCTGCTAGCAGTGACAAAGTAGCTGAACTCCATAAACTGGGTCAATGGAACGAAATGAAAATGATCGTTCAAGGCAAGAATATGAAAGTCTACCTCAACGGAACTCAAACAGTCGATTACGACGGCGTAAAAATCAAAGAAAGTGGCCCCATCGGCCTTCAACTTCACGCTGGAGTTCACCAAAAAATGGAGTTCGAAATCGTCTCCTTCAAAGAGCTTTAAACCTGGGAGCGCCGGCGCCTCGCCGGCATGTTTACTCAATCGGACCGCGCAGCCCCAGCTGCGCATAAAGTTTTCTCCAACACGCTGAAGCGTGGACTATGTACAAATCCGAACTGCCGAGCTCCTGCTCGGCAAACCTAAGCCGAAGGCGCAACCCAATAAAACACATGATAAAACACCTCCTCACCCTACTCATCTGCCTATCTACTATTGCTGTCGATAAAAAGCCCAACATCCTTTATATTTTTACCGATGATCAAACTCACCGGTCGGTATCGGCTTACGACGAGGCGCATGATTGGGTACAAACTCCTAACATCGATAAATTAGCTGAGTCGGGAATGAGATTCACCTCCTGCTACACAGGTACCTGGTGTCAGCCATCTCGCGCCAGCAAACTTACGGGCTTGCTTCAGCATTCATTAGATTCACTTAAAATCACCAATTATCCCATGGCGGAATATGATCCTAAAACTCTGCCCTTTTTCCCTGCTGTATTTCGTCAGCAGGGTTATGAAACGGCCTGTATTGGCAAATGGCATTTGGGTGAAGATGTGGGACATGGCCGCGATTGGGATTACTCTGTTATCTGGGATCGCGGTGGCCCGAAGAGCAATAAGTACGCCTACTTTAACAATAGTCTTGTCCGAACTAATGGCGGTGAACGCAAGCCCTTGGGGGGATACACCACCGATAAGTTTACTGAGCTCGCAGTGGATTATATACACAAACAAAATGACAAGGAGAAACCTTGGTACCTATGGCTTTGCTACCCAGGTGTCCATGGCCCCTACACACCCGCCAAACGTCACAAAGATTTTTATAAAGATGTTGAAGTAAAGGTCCCCTCAGATATTTTTGGTCCGCGACACAGTAAACCTGCACACCTAAAAAACATGACGCGTTGGAAAAAAGATAAAAATGGTACGCCTGTAGGCTTCGCTAGTCAAGTCAAAAAATACCACAACGCAGTCAAATCACTAGACGAAGCAGTGGGTACTCTCATGAAAGCCTTAGAGGATAGTGGCCAATTAGAAAACACCATCGTCATCTTCACTTCAGACCAAGGCTTTGCTTGGGGGCAGCATGGTTCAAAAGAAAAATGGCTTCCCTATGATGCCAATATTATTGCCCCGCTCATTATCAAAGCACCTGGTATTACTCAGCCTGGCACGGTGAATGGCGAAGCCGTCTGCGGTGTCGATATCACTGTTACTATTCACGAACTTGCCGGCATTGAACCCCAATGGAAAATGCATGGCCGCAGTCTAATGCCTTTGCTAAAAGATCCCCACAAAAAGCTCGCTTCGCCCATGCTGATGATCAACACAACCCATCGCTATGGTTCAAAAATCAACGAAGAACTTAAAGCAAAAAACTACGACGCCTTTAAACGCCGGGGGCTCTACGCCTGGATGATGATGCGTGATGGCAAGTACAAATATATTCGTCACTTTAAAGACAATGTTATTGAAGAGCTCTACGACCTAGAGAAAGACCCCAAGGAACTCAACAACCTTGCCATCAACCCCGAGTACAAAACAAAACTCAAACAACTTCGAGAAAAAACCGAATTAGAATTCAAGAAGCAGGATGGCGATTTCATCGACCTGCTACCCCATCCAAAAACACTATAATTCAATTTGGGTGAATTTATAACAACTAAAAAGATTTAATTATACTCAAAGCACCCCATAAAGGATTGATCAACTGGATCTTTGAAGACAAAAATCCTACCTTTTACATCTATTGACTCCAACGTTAATGGTTCAAGTTGAGACTGAAACTTTATAGAACTAATAAATTCTTCTTGGGAATTCAAATCTTTAATATGTTCTTTTATATCACCTGATCGCCAAATACCTACAAATGGCAGAATACCTTCACTTTCTAAATACCATCTACCTTCACCTTCATAAGGAGGAGTTCGATTCATTTTATCAAGTATCTCTTCACTTAAACAATCTTCATAATAACCAAACTCATCATCAATTTCATGCTGTACCTTAAGTATCCCTTTCTCAATAGCATTTATATGCACATAAAAAAACTTATCACCAGGGTGGTTTCTATCTACTAATAATTTTAACTCATCAACACTAAGGTCTACTTTGTATGATTCGTCATAATGACTTAACCATGGGCGTAGACAAAGTCCTTTTTGTCCAGTTAAATCACATACTTTGTCTAGCGCTGGATTCCAACCTAGATAATCAAAGTCCGCTTGAAAATAATTTATTTCCCTAGATTTTTGCACATTATTCTCAAACAGTTCATTTATTGCTTTTTGTCTTTTTTCTAACTGATTTTTTTCCTTCGCTGCTTCTGCAATTTTGT contains:
- a CDS encoding arylsulfatase; translation: MKYLIVLFSFICILGANEKPNIIFVLVDDMGYSDLGCYGSEINTPNIDSLADNGLRYTQMYNTAKCFPSRACLLTGIYAQQSGMDKRHAKMLNSATLGEVLKTTGYRTFASGKHHGTENLFDRGFDHYYGLRDGASNMWNPGKQRSGEAAPGNKGRTRYWCDDEKTIASYTPEDRNFHVTDAFTNKALEWMDEKELETQPFFLYLSYTAPHYPLHAWPEDIAKYKGKYDQGYEAIREARYKRMVKMGIIDPNKSSLAKWTERNWSSLKGIELEKEKLRMEIYAAMIEHVDRSVGKIISKLKSQGKYENTLIMFASDNGACAEGSGAKTKSTKIEDFGNVASFETVGKSWATVQNTPLHNWKNYSHEGGIRTPFIVHWPGKISTPGSFNSEPIHFIDIMSTLVVITKAKYPSDVTPMQGTSIAPTFSGQELNRSQPLFWQWSKGGGIRDNNWKAVFWGKKWELFDMSKDQNESHDLSSQYPEKLEALKKPYHAWYKKAKSQ
- a CDS encoding alpha/beta hydrolase yields the protein MRIFYTFTILFFSYSILAKNNWPDYSKEIKYKTSIDSTYQAMMSFVSPSDKKRPLLIALHSWSGTYTQTGWQNDALQWCLENNWHFIHPHFRGPNWTKDACGSDKAVQDIIDAINYMKQNHKIDTQRIYLMGSSGGGHMALLMAGRHPEIWAGVSAWVPISDIYSWWQENDKHKKYKKYARHIEKVVGGRLDQNKFAREQAQLRSPNKFLSAAQKVNIDISAGIYDGHKGGSVAFTHSLKAFNTIVSEKDRIPKKLINTFYKKQSLPSELPQASKDPLYQKKELIFRKQTQHTRVNIFKGGHEIISHAALNWLKEQKKGKPAIWIPSSIYTLSQSINKHKSGL
- a CDS encoding 3-keto-disaccharide hydrolase, whose amino-acid sequence is MKKFAIALLALSTSLLALESGGLEWKEHKNNWTTEDNLIIGENVDKKNSVLWTEKKFKDYELVVKFKTDSKDYDSGVFLRGNSHQVQIGVSRSLKKDLTACIYAPSDKKGKYPASSDKVAELHKLGQWNEMKMIVQGKNMKVYLNGTQTVDYDGVKIKESGPIGLQLHAGVHQKMEFEIVSFKEL
- a CDS encoding sulfatase-like hydrolase/transferase, producing MIKHLLTLLICLSTIAVDKKPNILYIFTDDQTHRSVSAYDEAHDWVQTPNIDKLAESGMRFTSCYTGTWCQPSRASKLTGLLQHSLDSLKITNYPMAEYDPKTLPFFPAVFRQQGYETACIGKWHLGEDVGHGRDWDYSVIWDRGGPKSNKYAYFNNSLVRTNGGERKPLGGYTTDKFTELAVDYIHKQNDKEKPWYLWLCYPGVHGPYTPAKRHKDFYKDVEVKVPSDIFGPRHSKPAHLKNMTRWKKDKNGTPVGFASQVKKYHNAVKSLDEAVGTLMKALEDSGQLENTIVIFTSDQGFAWGQHGSKEKWLPYDANIIAPLIIKAPGITQPGTVNGEAVCGVDITVTIHELAGIEPQWKMHGRSLMPLLKDPHKKLASPMLMINTTHRYGSKINEELKAKNYDAFKRRGLYAWMMMRDGKYKYIRHFKDNVIEELYDLEKDPKELNNLAINPEYKTKLKQLREKTELEFKKQDGDFIDLLPHPKTL